The following proteins are encoded in a genomic region of Brachypodium distachyon strain Bd21 chromosome 1, Brachypodium_distachyon_v3.0, whole genome shotgun sequence:
- the LOC100821149 gene encoding uncharacterized protein LOC100821149 — MLDLSDFFDRPSSTGRPAISARIHDCLPSTAEKSPVRDHCNGLLLLHNGWVVNPATRWAVLLPPCPARCTTTEADFYHRHVDHVLEESEWPPSLYTMHVYSSRSGHWEERSFVREGDAAGTVSDSRLHGRKCYAVCWQGALYVDCLNHFLRISLSNSKYQVIKPPVGLGSGWAVDQEKYLGKSEKGVYYASLGDNSFLSIWILTESSNQMEWVLKLNNLDTRSLNCYSQDHGPWVSQDINYESYFPNDEKKAQVEENFEWSSDDDDALNNENRVKKYDPAGIGILGFHPRKEIIFLSKSVQTGYAYHLKSSRIQTLGNIYPTRYQDILLPHEHNIRESFPYTPCWMRGFPEKKLA, encoded by the exons ATGCTCGATCTCTCAGACTTCTTCGATCGCCCCTCCTCCACGGGCCGGCCCGCGATCAGCGCCAGGATCCACGACTGCTTGCCGTCCACCGCCGAGAAATCTCCTGTCCGGGATCACTGCAACGGGCTCCTCTTACTCCACAACGGCTGGGTCGTTAACCCCGCGACACGGTGGGCGGTGCTCTTGCCCCCCTGCCCGGCCCGGTGCACTACGACGGAGGCAGATTTCTACCACAG ACATGTAGACCATGTATTAGAGGAATCAGAATGGCCTCCATCTTTGTACACCATGCATGTCTACTCGTCGAGGTCAGGTCACTGGGAGGAGCGGTCTTTTGTTCGAGAAGGAGACGCAGCAGGGACCGTCTCTGATTCGCGCTTGCATGGGAGGAAATGCTACGCCGTATGCTGGCAAGGGGCACTTTATGTGGACTGCCTGAATCATTTTCTTAG GATATCCTTGTCAAACAGTAAATACCAAGTAATTAAACCACCGGTTGGACTTGGATCAGGATGGGCAGTCGATCAAGAAAAATATCTAGGAAAATCAGAGAAGGGAGTGTACTATGCATCACTAGGCGATAATAGTTTCCTCAGTATTTGGATCCTTACCGAATCGTCCAATCAGATGGAGTGGGTATTGAAGCTCAATAACCTTGACACACGGAGTCTTAACTGTTACAGTCAAGATCATGGACCCTGGGTATCGCAGGATATTAACTATGAATCTTATTTTCCAAATGATGAGAAGAAAGCACAAGTCGAAGAGAATTTCGAATGGAGCTCTGACGATGATGATGCTCTTAACAATGAAAATAGGGTGAAAAAATACGACCCGGCAGGAATTGGAATACTCGGGTTTCATCCTCGTAAGGAAATTATCTTCTTGAGTAAATCCGTGCAGACGGGATATGCCTATCATTTGAAGAGCTCAAGGATTCAAACCTTGGGCAACATATACCCAACGCGTTATCAAGATATTTTATTGCCACATGAACACAACATACGAGAGTCTTTTCCATACACGCCCTGTTGGATGAGAGGGTtccctgaaaaaaaattagcttaG